One window of Enterobacter sp. RHBSTW-00175 genomic DNA carries:
- a CDS encoding HHA domain-containing protein, with the protein MSDKPLTKIDYLLRLRRCQSIDTLERVIEKNKYELPDNELAVFYSAADHRLAELTMNKLYDKIPSSVWKFVR; encoded by the coding sequence ATGTCTGATAAACCATTAACCAAAATCGATTATTTGCTGCGTTTGCGACGTTGTCAGTCAATAGACACGCTCGAACGTGTTATTGAAAAAAATAAATACGAGCTTCCTGATAATGAACTGGCTGTATTTTATTCAGCGGCTGACCACCGTCTTGCAGAACTCACCATGAATAAGCTGTATGACAAAATTCCTTCTTCTGTATGGAAGTTTGTCCGTTAA
- the maa gene encoding maltose O-acetyltransferase, which translates to MSEEKQKMIAGEHYRPGDDTLRADRLRARLLVHRYNHTSPDDKPERQSILAELLGQSEGAYIEPSFRCDYGYNIYLGAAFYANFDCVMLDVCPIHIGDNCMLAPGVHIYTATHPLDASERNSGVEYGKPVTIGNNVWIGGRAVINPGVTIGDNVVVASGAVVTKDVPANAVVGGNPAKIIKML; encoded by the coding sequence ATGAGTGAAGAAAAGCAAAAGATGATTGCAGGCGAACACTACCGTCCGGGTGACGATACATTACGGGCCGACCGCTTGCGTGCCCGCCTACTGGTTCATCGATACAACCACACGTCGCCAGACGACAAACCTGAACGCCAGTCCATCCTTGCTGAATTGCTGGGGCAAAGCGAAGGGGCCTATATTGAGCCAAGTTTCCGCTGTGATTACGGCTACAATATCTACCTCGGCGCGGCGTTTTACGCTAATTTTGATTGCGTGATGCTCGACGTCTGCCCAATCCATATTGGTGATAACTGTATGCTCGCGCCGGGCGTTCATATCTATACGGCAACACATCCGCTGGATGCCAGCGAACGCAACAGCGGTGTTGAATACGGTAAGCCTGTGACAATCGGTAATAACGTCTGGATCGGCGGGCGTGCGGTCATTAACCCAGGCGTGACTATTGGTGATAATGTTGTGGTGGCGTCCGGGGCCGTTGTCACGAAAGATGTCCCCGCCAATGCGGTAGTCGGCGGTAATCCCGCCAAAATCATCAAAATGCTGTAA
- the acrB gene encoding multidrug efflux RND transporter permease subunit AcrB, with amino-acid sequence MPNFFIDRPIFAWVIAIIIMLAGGLAILKLPVAQYPTIAPPAVSITATYPGADAKTVQDTVTQVIEQNMNGIDNLMYMSSNSDSTGTVQITLTFQSGTDADIAQVQVQNKLQLAMPLLPQEVQQQGVSVEKSSSSFLMVVGVINTNGTMTQEDISDYVGANMKDAISRTSGVGDVQLFGSQYAMRIWMDPNKLNNFQLTPVDVISAIKAQNAQVAAGQLGGTPPVKGQQLNASIIAQTRLTSAEEFSKILLKVNQDGSQVRLRDVAKVELGGENYDIVAKFNGKPASGLGIKLATGANALDTATAIRAELKKMEPYFPSGLKIVYPYDTTPFVKISIHEVVKTLVEAIILVFLVMYLFLQNFRATLIPTIAVPVVLLGTFAILSIFGYSINTLTMFGMVLAIGLLVDDAIVVVENVERVMAEEGLPPKEATRKSMGQIQGALVGIAMVLSAVFIPMAFFGGSTGAIYRQFSITIVSAMALSVLVALILTPALCATMLKPIQKGGHGEHKGFFGWFNRMFDKSTHHYTDSVGNILRSTGRYLVLYIIIVVGMAYLFVRLPSSFLPDEDQGVFLTMAQLPAGASQERTQKVLDEVTDYYLTKEKDNVESVFAVNGFGFAGRGQNTGIAFVSLKDWSERPGKENKVEAITGRAMGTFSQIKDAMVFAFNLPAIVELGTATGFDFQLIDQGGLGHEKLTQARNQLFGEIAKHPDLLVGVRPNGLEDTPQFKVDIDQEKAQALGVSISDINTTLGAAWGGSYVNDFIDRGRVKKVYVMSEAQYRMLPNDINNWYVRGTNGQMVPFAAFSTSHWEYGSPRLERYNGLPSMEILGQAAEGKSTGEAMAMMEQLASKLPSGIGYDWTGMSYQERLSGNQAPALYAISLIVVFLCLAALYESWSIPFSVMLVVPLGVIGALLAATFRGLTNDVYFQVGLLTTIGLSAKNAILIVEFAKDLMEKEGKGLIEATLDAVRMRLRPILMTSLAFILGVMPLVISSGAGSGAQNAVGTGVMGGMVTATVLAIFFVPVFFVVVRRRFSRKNEDIEHSHSVEHH; translated from the coding sequence ATGCCTAATTTCTTTATCGATCGCCCCATATTTGCGTGGGTGATTGCCATAATCATCATGCTTGCAGGGGGTCTGGCGATCCTGAAGCTGCCGGTCGCGCAATATCCAACGATTGCGCCACCAGCCGTTTCGATCACCGCAACCTACCCTGGGGCTGATGCAAAAACGGTGCAGGACACCGTTACTCAGGTTATCGAACAGAATATGAACGGTATCGATAACCTGATGTACATGTCCTCAAACAGTGACTCAACCGGTACGGTTCAAATCACCCTGACCTTCCAGTCAGGTACTGATGCTGATATCGCGCAGGTTCAGGTACAGAACAAATTGCAGCTGGCTATGCCGCTGCTGCCACAGGAAGTACAACAGCAGGGCGTGAGCGTCGAGAAATCGTCCAGTAGCTTCCTGATGGTTGTCGGCGTTATCAACACCAACGGCACCATGACCCAGGAGGATATCTCCGACTACGTGGGCGCCAACATGAAGGATGCTATCAGCCGTACTTCTGGTGTGGGTGACGTTCAGCTGTTCGGTTCTCAGTACGCAATGCGTATCTGGATGGACCCGAATAAACTGAATAACTTCCAGTTAACGCCTGTAGACGTTATCAGCGCCATTAAAGCGCAGAACGCCCAGGTTGCAGCCGGTCAGTTAGGTGGTACGCCACCGGTGAAAGGCCAGCAACTTAACGCATCTATCATCGCGCAAACGCGACTGACCTCTGCGGAAGAATTCAGCAAAATTCTGCTGAAAGTGAATCAGGATGGTTCACAGGTTCGCCTGCGTGACGTAGCGAAAGTCGAACTGGGTGGCGAAAACTACGACATCGTGGCGAAGTTTAACGGTAAACCGGCTTCTGGTCTGGGTATTAAACTGGCTACCGGTGCAAACGCCCTGGACACAGCGACAGCTATCCGTGCAGAACTGAAGAAGATGGAGCCGTACTTCCCGTCAGGTCTGAAGATCGTTTACCCGTATGACACCACGCCGTTCGTAAAAATCTCGATTCACGAAGTGGTTAAAACGCTGGTCGAGGCGATCATCCTGGTCTTCCTGGTGATGTACCTGTTCCTGCAAAACTTCCGCGCAACGCTGATCCCAACCATCGCCGTGCCGGTTGTCTTGCTCGGGACCTTTGCGATCCTGTCGATATTTGGCTACTCGATAAACACCCTAACGATGTTCGGGATGGTGCTAGCCATCGGCTTGCTGGTGGATGATGCCATTGTCGTGGTAGAGAACGTCGAGCGTGTAATGGCAGAGGAAGGTCTGCCGCCGAAGGAAGCAACCCGTAAATCAATGGGCCAAATCCAGGGCGCGTTGGTCGGTATCGCGATGGTGCTGTCTGCGGTATTTATCCCGATGGCCTTCTTCGGTGGCTCCACCGGTGCTATCTACCGTCAGTTCTCCATCACCATCGTTTCTGCGATGGCGCTGTCAGTACTGGTGGCGTTGATTCTGACGCCAGCTCTCTGTGCCACCATGTTGAAGCCCATTCAGAAAGGCGGCCATGGCGAGCATAAAGGGTTCTTCGGCTGGTTTAACCGCATGTTTGATAAAAGCACGCACCACTACACCGACAGCGTAGGTAACATTCTGCGCAGTACCGGTCGTTACCTGGTGCTGTATATCATCATCGTGGTGGGCATGGCTTATCTGTTTGTTCGTCTGCCAAGCTCGTTCCTGCCAGATGAAGACCAGGGTGTGTTCCTGACAATGGCGCAGCTTCCGGCGGGTGCATCGCAAGAGCGTACTCAGAAAGTGCTGGATGAAGTGACCGATTACTACCTCACCAAAGAGAAAGACAACGTTGAGTCCGTGTTTGCGGTTAACGGCTTTGGCTTTGCGGGTCGTGGTCAGAACACCGGTATCGCCTTCGTTTCTCTGAAAGACTGGTCAGAACGTCCGGGCAAGGAGAACAAGGTTGAAGCCATCACTGGTCGTGCAATGGGGACATTCTCGCAGATTAAAGATGCGATGGTCTTCGCCTTTAACCTGCCGGCGATTGTTGAACTGGGTACGGCTACCGGCTTTGACTTCCAGTTGATTGACCAGGGTGGTCTGGGTCATGAAAAACTGACGCAGGCACGTAACCAGCTGTTTGGTGAAATTGCTAAACATCCTGATCTGCTGGTCGGTGTGCGTCCGAACGGTCTGGAAGATACACCGCAGTTCAAGGTCGATATCGATCAGGAGAAAGCGCAAGCGTTGGGTGTTTCCATTAGTGACATCAATACCACGCTGGGTGCTGCCTGGGGCGGAAGCTACGTCAACGACTTCATCGACCGTGGTCGTGTGAAGAAAGTGTACGTCATGTCTGAAGCGCAATACCGTATGTTGCCGAACGATATCAATAACTGGTACGTACGCGGCACTAACGGCCAAATGGTACCCTTCGCCGCCTTCTCTACGTCACACTGGGAATACGGTTCACCGCGTCTGGAGCGTTACAACGGTCTGCCATCGATGGAAATCCTCGGTCAGGCAGCTGAAGGCAAGAGTACCGGTGAAGCGATGGCAATGATGGAGCAACTGGCCAGCAAGCTGCCTTCGGGTATTGGTTATGACTGGACGGGGATGTCCTATCAGGAACGTCTGTCCGGTAACCAGGCCCCTGCCCTGTACGCAATTTCACTGATTGTCGTGTTCTTGTGTCTGGCAGCGCTGTATGAGAGCTGGTCGATTCCGTTCTCCGTTATGTTGGTTGTTCCACTGGGGGTTATCGGCGCACTGCTTGCCGCAACGTTCCGTGGTCTGACAAACGACGTTTACTTCCAGGTGGGCCTGCTGACAACCATTGGCTTGTCGGCGAAGAACGCGATTCTTATCGTGGAATTCGCCAAAGATCTGATGGAGAAAGAAGGCAAAGGCCTGATTGAGGCGACGCTTGACGCGGTTCGTATGCGTCTGCGCCCAATCCTGATGACGTCTCTGGCGTTTATCCTCGGCGTTATGCCGCTGGTTATCAGCTCTGGTGCTGGCTCCGGTGCGCAGAACGCAGTAGGTACAGGTGTAATGGGCGGTATGGTCACCGCGACCGTTCTCGCTATCTTCTTCGTACCGGTGTTCTTCGTGGTGGTTCGTCGCCGCTTCAGCCGTAAGAATGAAGATATTGAGCATAGTCACTCAGTAGAACACCACTGA
- a CDS encoding YlaC family protein produces MTEIQRLLTATIDDLNIREKRDNRPRFSISFIRKHPGLFVAMYAAWLATLIVMLRSETLVDSVWLLVVLFVVFNAFFFFDVNPRYRYEDIDVLDFRVCYNGEWYNTRFVPSELIDSILHSPDVNAGEKEKLQKMISTKGELSFYDVFTLSRPVAA; encoded by the coding sequence ATGACAGAGATACAGCGCCTGCTCACCGCTACCATCGACGATCTGAATATTCGCGAAAAACGTGATAATCGCCCGCGCTTTAGCATTAGCTTTATTCGTAAACACCCAGGTCTGTTTGTTGCGATGTACGCCGCCTGGCTTGCCACGCTGATTGTGATGCTGCGTTCCGAAACCCTGGTGGATTCCGTCTGGCTTCTGGTTGTGTTGTTTGTGGTGTTTAACGCGTTCTTCTTCTTCGACGTTAATCCTCGTTATCGTTACGAAGATATCGACGTTCTCGATTTTCGCGTCTGCTATAACGGCGAATGGTACAACACCCGCTTTGTGCCCTCTGAGCTCATCGACAGCATTCTCCACTCACCCGACGTAAACGCCGGGGAAAAAGAGAAACTGCAAAAAATGATCTCCACCAAAGGTGAGCTTTCGTTCTACGATGTCTTTACGCTATCCCGCCCTGTTGCAGCGTAA
- the tomB gene encoding Hha toxicity modulator TomB, protein MDEYSPKRHDIAQLKFLCESLYHDCLANLDESNHGWVNDPTSAINLQLNELIEHIATFALNYKIKYNEDNKLIEQIDEYLDDTFMLFSSYGINAQDLQKWRKSGNRLFRCFVNVSRANPVSLSC, encoded by the coding sequence ATGGACGAGTACTCGCCAAAAAGGCATGATATCGCGCAGTTGAAATTTCTCTGCGAATCCTTGTACCATGACTGCCTTGCCAATCTTGATGAAAGTAACCACGGCTGGGTGAATGATCCAACGTCTGCCATCAATTTACAGCTAAATGAGTTGATAGAGCATATAGCGACCTTCGCACTTAATTATAAAATTAAGTACAATGAAGATAATAAACTGATTGAGCAAATTGACGAATACCTGGATGACACCTTTATGTTGTTCAGCAGCTACGGCATTAACGCACAGGATTTGCAAAAATGGCGTAAATCGGGAAACCGCTTATTCCGCTGTTTCGTCAACGTGAGCAGAGCTAACCCTGTTAGCCTATCCTGTTAA
- a CDS encoding PLP-dependent aminotransferase family protein produces the protein MNIPGDEFYTLILDTLKKRGAETLQRALYLALREAILHGRLQAESRLPGSRVIARQLGLSRNTVNAALEQLTLEGYLRRNRQGTRVAQLAKRNIAHPSPEPAVTLAKRVALLPAPTPRGTPVPAFTPGTPAINYFPLPLWRRLYDRVLREEGSALLGYGAPEGELSLREAIARHLALSRGITCDASQIVITEGALEGVNLCTLLLSEPGDIAWIEDPGYAGAKSAFAKTGLTVVGMPVDDEGMCWEQQQSDAPSLIFTSPSHQFPYGSVLSARRRLALLELAQAQKAWIVEDDYDSEFRYSGEPVPAMSGMIKHAPVVYLGTFSKTLFPSLRIGFMVLPPALAKAAQPAIGALLRGGHRAEQRTLALFIEEGHYARHLAAMRRLYRKRYRQLREVLSTELHVEHRVLAGEGGMHLTVAIDGIDDKAIVQQARAFQLAPAALSGYYLDTHQGQTGLVLGYGNTSASQFTSGIRRLQNLITLQQGGIA, from the coding sequence ATGAATATACCCGGCGATGAATTCTATACCCTGATTCTGGATACGCTGAAAAAGCGTGGGGCAGAAACGCTGCAACGTGCTCTCTATCTTGCTTTGCGGGAGGCTATTTTGCACGGACGGCTGCAGGCGGAATCGCGATTGCCAGGCTCTCGTGTTATTGCGCGGCAGCTCGGCCTTTCGCGCAACACGGTGAATGCCGCACTGGAGCAGCTCACGCTTGAAGGCTATTTGCGGCGAAACCGGCAGGGTACGCGGGTTGCACAGCTTGCAAAGCGTAATATTGCCCATCCATCACCTGAGCCTGCTGTCACGCTCGCAAAACGCGTTGCATTACTGCCTGCGCCTACGCCACGGGGAACGCCGGTTCCGGCCTTTACCCCGGGCACTCCCGCGATTAACTATTTTCCACTGCCGTTATGGCGGCGTTTATACGACAGGGTATTGCGGGAAGAGGGCAGTGCCCTGTTGGGCTATGGCGCCCCGGAAGGGGAGTTGTCTTTGCGAGAGGCTATTGCCCGGCACCTTGCGTTATCGCGCGGGATCACCTGTGATGCCAGCCAGATTGTTATAACCGAAGGCGCGCTCGAAGGCGTAAATCTTTGTACGTTGCTTCTGAGCGAACCCGGGGATATCGCCTGGATTGAAGATCCCGGTTATGCAGGGGCGAAAAGTGCGTTCGCCAAAACGGGGCTCACGGTGGTCGGGATGCCCGTTGATGATGAAGGTATGTGCTGGGAGCAGCAGCAGTCAGACGCACCTTCACTCATTTTTACCTCACCCTCACACCAGTTTCCTTATGGTAGTGTGCTCAGCGCCCGTCGACGTCTGGCGCTGCTGGAGCTGGCTCAGGCGCAAAAAGCGTGGATTGTGGAAGATGACTATGACAGCGAATTTCGCTACAGCGGTGAACCGGTTCCGGCTATGTCAGGAATGATAAAGCACGCGCCGGTGGTCTATCTGGGAACCTTCAGCAAAACGCTTTTTCCCTCGCTTCGAATTGGTTTTATGGTGTTACCACCTGCGCTGGCGAAGGCGGCGCAGCCGGCAATCGGCGCATTATTGCGTGGCGGGCATCGCGCAGAACAGCGCACCCTGGCGTTGTTTATTGAAGAGGGGCATTATGCGCGGCACCTTGCGGCAATGCGTCGACTTTATCGCAAGCGATACAGACAGTTACGTGAGGTGCTAAGCACGGAGCTTCATGTTGAACACCGCGTTCTGGCCGGTGAGGGCGGAATGCATCTGACGGTGGCCATTGACGGGATTGATGATAAAGCCATTGTGCAGCAGGCAAGAGCTTTTCAGCTGGCACCTGCTGCATTGAGCGGATACTACCTTGATACTCATCAGGGGCAAACCGGCCTGGTATTAGGGTACGGCAATACTTCCGCTTCTCAGTTCACATCTGGTATCCGGCGTTTACAAAACCTCATTACGCTGCAACAGGGCGGGATAGCGTAA
- the acrR gene encoding multidrug efflux transporter transcriptional repressor AcrR, with protein MARKTKQQALETRQHILDVAMRLFSQQGVSSTSLAQIAQAAGVTRGAIYWHFKDKSDLFSEIWELSESSISDLETEYRAKFPDDPLSVLREILVYILEATVVEERRRLMMEIIFHKCEFVGEMAVVQQAQRSLSLESYDRIEYTLNQCIQAKMLPANLLTRRAAILMRAYISGLMENWLFSPQSFDLKKEARDYVVIFLEMCQLSPTLRGETTSLPA; from the coding sequence ATGGCACGAAAAACCAAACAACAAGCGCTGGAAACTCGTCAACACATACTTGATGTGGCTATGCGTTTGTTCTCTCAGCAAGGTGTGTCTTCAACCTCACTGGCTCAGATTGCTCAGGCCGCTGGGGTGACACGGGGAGCGATTTACTGGCATTTTAAAGACAAGTCAGATCTGTTCAGCGAAATCTGGGAGCTTTCAGAATCCAGCATTAGTGATCTAGAGACTGAGTATCGGGCAAAATTCCCCGACGATCCACTCTCAGTATTGAGAGAAATTTTAGTATATATCCTTGAAGCAACAGTCGTTGAAGAACGCCGCCGGTTAATGATGGAAATTATCTTCCACAAGTGCGAATTCGTTGGCGAAATGGCGGTTGTTCAGCAGGCGCAACGAAGTCTGAGTCTGGAAAGCTATGACCGTATAGAATATACGCTAAATCAATGTATTCAGGCAAAAATGTTACCTGCCAATTTGCTGACCCGCCGGGCAGCTATCCTGATGCGCGCCTACATTTCGGGCCTGATGGAAAACTGGCTTTTCTCTCCCCAGTCATTTGATTTGAAAAAAGAAGCGCGCGATTACGTCGTGATTTTCCTGGAGATGTGCCAGCTTAGCCCAACGCTTCGCGGTGAAACAACGTCCCTGCCGGCTTAA
- the acrA gene encoding multidrug efflux RND transporter periplasmic adaptor subunit AcrA has product MNKNRGLTPLAVVLMLSGSLALTGCDEKQAQQGAHQTPEVGVVTLKSEPLQITTELPGRTNAYRVAEVRPQVSGIILKRNFTEGGDVEAGVSLYQIDPATYQAAYESAKGDLAKAEAAAKISQLTLNRYKKLLGTQYISQQDYDTALADAQQNNAAVVAAKAAVETARINLAYTKVTSPISGRIGKSSVTEGALVQNGQTTALATVQQLDPIYVDVTQSSNDFLRLKQELANGTLKQENGKAKVELVTSDGVKFPQAGTLEFSDVTVDQTTGSITLRAIFPNPDHTLLPGMFVRARLEEGTNPTAILVPQQGVTRTPRGDASALVVGADDKVETRNITATQAIGDKWLVTEGLKDGDRVIVTGLQKVRPGAQVKAQEVASDTQQKAAADGQSEQTKS; this is encoded by the coding sequence ATGAACAAAAACAGAGGGTTAACGCCTCTGGCGGTCGTTCTGATGCTCTCAGGCAGCTTAGCGCTAACAGGATGTGACGAGAAACAGGCTCAACAAGGCGCTCATCAGACACCAGAAGTGGGTGTGGTGACGCTCAAGTCCGAACCTCTCCAGATAACAACAGAACTGCCCGGTCGTACCAACGCTTACCGCGTTGCCGAAGTTCGTCCTCAGGTGAGCGGTATCATCCTGAAACGCAACTTCACCGAAGGTGGTGACGTTGAAGCAGGTGTTTCTCTGTATCAGATTGATCCGGCTACCTATCAGGCCGCTTACGAAAGCGCGAAAGGCGATCTGGCGAAAGCCGAAGCCGCAGCGAAAATTTCGCAACTGACGCTGAATCGTTACAAAAAACTGCTTGGTACTCAGTACATTAGTCAACAGGATTACGATACTGCCCTGGCCGATGCACAACAGAACAATGCAGCCGTCGTCGCGGCTAAAGCTGCCGTTGAAACTGCACGTATCAACCTGGCTTATACCAAAGTGACCTCCCCTATTAGCGGTCGTATTGGTAAGTCTTCCGTTACGGAAGGTGCGCTGGTCCAGAACGGGCAAACCACTGCGCTGGCCACCGTGCAGCAGCTTGATCCTATCTACGTTGACGTTACCCAATCCAGTAACGATTTCCTGCGTCTTAAACAAGAGCTGGCAAACGGCACCCTGAAGCAGGAAAACGGTAAGGCGAAAGTAGAGCTGGTCACCAGTGACGGCGTTAAATTCCCACAGGCAGGTACACTTGAGTTTTCCGACGTAACCGTTGATCAGACCACCGGTTCCATCACCCTGCGTGCCATTTTCCCGAACCCTGACCACACCCTTTTACCGGGTATGTTCGTTCGCGCACGTCTGGAAGAAGGGACTAACCCAACCGCAATTCTGGTTCCTCAGCAGGGTGTGACCCGTACGCCGCGTGGCGATGCGAGCGCGCTGGTTGTGGGTGCAGATGACAAAGTCGAAACGCGCAATATCACTGCAACGCAGGCGATTGGCGACAAATGGCTGGTGACGGAAGGTCTGAAAGATGGCGATCGCGTGATTGTCACTGGTTTGCAAAAAGTACGTCCTGGCGCACAGGTAAAAGCACAGGAAGTCGCTTCTGACACTCAACAAAAAGCCGCAGCCGACGGTCAGTCAGAACAAACCAAGTCTTAA